aatctgTTTATATTGGagcttattaattattattaagtgTTGCATTAAATAGGCTTGTGCTTAGACTAGTTTTTTGGCCAGACTTCTAATTAGTTGCATTATCTTTCGATTATTATGCTTCTAAATATTGACAATGGCAAAATTGCAGAGGCACTAGTTAGTGTCAGGTGAAGCAATTGATCACATTGGTCTAAAATGCCACCTGTTGTCAGTCAATTCCGGCATGCATGGATGGAATATTTTGTAAATGTGCCCTCTATAAGCAGAGATTGAAGTCTTTAAAAATCACATGCAATTTGAACGTAAGGTGCAATTATTACTGAGATTCTGAGCAATCTTtgtgataatatcatttaatgCAAGTGTTTTAACGTTCATAGGAAATGTAGGCAAAATTCATTCTCACAAGCCTGCCAAATTCTTACTCTGCCAAAAGTATATGATGTGATGAGCTTGAATGATTTCAAAATCTTCCTTTGATACTGCTGTCAAATATTGCTTTATACACTTTGTCAGTGTCTAAACTAAGATGAAGATTACTTGGTGAATGATTAACTGCGCCGATAATGTCTTGGTAGTACAGTGGTTTTTCTCTCTTGAAAGAAGCTTCAAAGGTCATGGACACTGTTGAGAGTGGACAATTTTGGAAACTTGTAATAGGTTACCTAAGGATTTGATTTTCATCATAATATGGTTCAAGGGGAGTTCTAATGTTTATTGCTAGTGATCATAAGGTATTTTCATTTAGGAAAGCATCCATTTTGTTTCTAGTGCAAACTGATTGGAAGTCAACTGCGTAAATATTTGTGTCTTTTCAGTAAGATGAACACAGGATACTcatgttaattttaaatgtCTTTAGTCAGTATGTAGGCTGGGAGATCTTTGAAATTCTGCTATTTCCTTTTCATGAAGGTAGAATAATTTGCATTGAGGACCACTGAATAATTTAATAACTATGACAGGTTCCATATTCTTTTGAAGCTGCGACCTTTAATTAACTTGTTAGTCACAAGAAGCATTGTGAATGTCAGTTCTTTTCCAGACATGACAAATTGTTCACATTACATTGTCAACCTTGTTTACAAATGATGTTATCTTATTGTTAAACAATTAAGCATTTCCTTTCATCTTGCTATGACAGTATGTGAGCCTTGAACAAATGCCCCATGGTACATATTCTGCCAGCTTTGTCTCTATCTTTGGCCCTTTATTTTCATAGGATTGTCCTGCTTTTTTACCACAAGTTCTGGTGGAACAATCATTATGACAtagttttcattattattattattattattattattcttggaCAAACACATTGCTATGTACATCTTAATTTACGGATGCAGAAGAATAATTTTCTCTTAGCACAGAGTGGAACTTTTCCTAATTATGTTCTGATGTTTGAGAATGATCGCATTttgatgattaaaaattatcattttaaaaCATCAGCAAGCCTTGAGTCAGTGGGTTTTACTCTGACGACTTTGAAATATTTGGATATCTGTGCTTtgcttgatttattttataaggaCTATTATTTACAAATGTATTCCCATTAAATTGGTGGCCATCTTTATCTGGTACTGTTTTTTAGTTCATGATCTATTTGGGGGCATGCATGCAGACTGGTATATGTCTGACATGTTTAATGTGTGATGATGTTTCATTGTTGAGAGACTGCTAATGTAACTGTAATGCTTGTTTTCTATTCATCCAATAATTTTGTTGTATATGCTTTGCTAATGGGTACAGCAAATATCTGTCTAGAAGAGATTGCACATATCTAGCAACATATATTGCAGGCACTGGTTATCACATGTATATGCTGagaggcatttttttttttcatatattttagtACCTAATTTTTGCTCTATTTGCGTCATAACTCAGTATGTAGAGTAAGTGTAGTCATTTTTAGCAAACCTACTTTTAGTTCTCTTGGATTCTTAGTTGGAAGGAAATGTTTTTATACTTTCATGGACCATCCAGTTTAGCTGCACCCTCTTGAAAGGCGAACTTACTGAACTATGTCCTAATTTTGGTGAAGCTGTGGATTGTATTGGTATGATAACTATGCACATGAGCTCTAATGTCTGTAATGTGCAATTTACTGTTCTTCTCTGTGTTGATTGTCCaagtatataatttattgaaatctgTTTAATGTTACTACTGTACACATATGCCTAATATTATCAGATCAACATGAATGAATTACTAGATTGCTAAATTTGAAAGAGAAGGTACAATTTATTTAAAGGATTGCTTCCATGCCCAGTtgtctttttaaatatatgtatacatgtgtAAATGCTTTTAAGGCATTCTGTAATAGATATGAGTGTGTTTGCTTTTGAAAATGTATCAGTTGATATGCCTTCGGAGTGAAGGTGcgagaatatatatatgtatatattgtagGTATCATGTTCTGGTTGAACGATTGGCCACTGTTATAGGTGTGATATTATCTCTACGTTACCTTAGGTGACAGGTGTATGCTCTATGTAGTGTGATATAGAAATTagattgtcacatatatatttctGGGATATAATGTTCGGTATATACATACTTCTAATGATTCAAGATTCttgcttttctatttttattggcaTACTATCATGTTACTGATGTTTTCTGTTCATAAAATTCTTTGGTTTTGTGTTGGACAATTTTGGAACTCCCTCGATAGTTGCTTGATTGACACAAAACTTTGTATTAGTTATTATTCTGATTAAATATAGATAATCTTATACTATAGCTACAACTTATGTCATGGAATGATTTAATCCCGTCTTTGCTTTCTCGTGAACACACTAGCTTTTTAATGTAGGTCGAGTCAAAGGTATCCTTCAGACAGTCTGAAAGCTTTCTCCTTTTCCATATGTAGCATTTTGAAAGACTATTAATGTCATTCTTGGTTATAGCTGGAAATACTGTTTCTTTGGTATATTGAAGTATATATTTATCAGTCAGGTTTATCTTAGAAGTCTTACTTCTGCAAGTCTACTGGCTGAGAGGGCTGTAGATTAATTAAACATCCCCTGGTTTAATGTTTCTGACGGATGTACAAATAATCATATGGGGTTTCCTCGAGGTAATTTTAGATCCTATTTATCAACTGGGATGAATTAAGTTACATATATTGCTACTGTTTTTCTCTGTGAATTTTGTTTAGACAACTTCTTTAGTCCTGGGTGAATATACtgattaaataattcatatatatattagacaTCGTTTGCATCTCTTTAAAGTCCTAGATTTGATCCCATACGATGTTCGACCTTTGTATCCTAACAGTGTAGGgaattcattttatttccttCTTGGCAAAGCAAAGTATGTTCTTTGTCTATGTCAATCACTTAACCCGCATGCAGAATCTAGTTCTCTTTTGGTCTTTGGCAACAAGCTAGCATGGAGACATGTTCCTTTTTGTATAAAGCCAAGTTTGTTCATGATAATTCTTGTTTTGCTTATTGTAATTGCCTTCTCAGAGAAAGTTATTCTTTTTCATCCTTGcactaaaattatcaaaaatatatattttccatcCTGCTTATTATAAAGTGAAAAGTGAAGGTTTTTATCCATTTCACCAGTTGTTGCTGTATGTTTGTTGAGTCATTTATTATTGTTCAGGACTTTACACTGAATTTTGGTGAACTTAGTAATGGTCTCATATTTTCAACACTATAACATCAGTTTGGTTTGTTAGATATTTGGAGGAACTGCGTTTATGGATTACTGTTCTGATAGCATGATACTTGTATTGTACTGTGACATACAATAAGATTTATTTGCAACCACTTAAACAGCATTAATCCTTTAAAGCGAAATCTGTACGCAGGTTCTGGACGAATGTTGGTGAACtgaatgatttatttcttcCAGTGCAAATACTTTGATTCACTAATATTTGCCAACAGATATTTGTTATATCCCTTGCTTGGTTcttgatatattaatttttgagtttaaaattaCCTCGGGTTTGATTTTTCAGCTCAATTAATTTTTAGCACAGTGGAGCTTAATTGGTTAATTTAAGCTGTATACTTTTActatacaaaattattatattatttgtattatttatattataaaaactattatatcatgtgtatgatttatttttaaaagtaaaaataaaaataaagtataatgagtttaaattttgagttaaatcGAGCAAATCTTGAgctttcataattaaaaattgagttAAGCTTGAATTAATCTTTTTTGACCTAATTTTGAGTCACCTCGACATTGAGTTCCCTAGATTAAGCTGTTGATTGCAGCCAGTGGCCCTCAAAATGCGGAACAAAcgaatcttcttctttttcagtctgtttcttttttttccccctttctGCACTGTCTAATGATAGAAACCTGTTTGATGATGTATGATACCAGAGAGctttgattatttgttttatttgtttttatattagatTTGATTGAATATAAGCATTTAACATACAATCCACTACTCTAAAAATAACTTGTTTTTGCATTGCAAGAAAGTTATTGTATATATGTTGCATGTAGAAAAATTTAGGTATATTTTTATCATGATGCAGTGTTTGTTAAACCCTTTAGTGCAAAAATCAATTGacaatattatcatttttttttgaatttttaattttaattcaaataatttaaaaataaccaaTGAACAAGATAACTTTAAGTAGAGTACATGTtcatatattgtttaaaaagacggatttaaatgttaatttataaagaatgaaaacataaatatattaaaaagttaatttcatgtctttacaattttttttaatgtggtttcccggtattttattattaaaaaaaaattaaaaatgtttacTTGATAGTAAATCaagtcaaataaaataatatttcatgtCTTTGTGGTGTGAATTAAAGAATCCGGCGAAGTTTTGTACCTTATACCATTATTATTTGCTctctttggttgagaatttaaactaaaatgtaCCGCGTGTGTACCTACCATTTTACAAATTACTGTTCTCCATTCAATAATCTAGGGCTCTAGATAGATGCTAGGGCTAGTTATGTATGGATCAGAATTATTTTTGCACCACTATGATTCATGTGCTGGTTGCTATCAACGTCCTGAAGAATGCAAGTAAGATGCGCATGATGCAGTGCCACAATGTGGACGTTTTTGTCTTTACATAACGTTGCTGAATAGAAGCATATCTTTACGCCTGCCGTTGCATGGAACTTGGACATTTTTTTTGTAGCACGTTAtttgttctcttctttttctttggcatcATTTATTGCTTGGTTTCCTGgtgcaaacaaacaaaattaatgccTCTTCAATTTTTCGGCTGTATCtgccctattttttctttcttttttctttttcgctatatatatatataatataaagatagCAGTGTCATGTCAaaactcaaatatataaaataaagatatagcCTAGACAATTTAAACCATAGAATAATAAATTAGATTTTACTGAATAAtctatttaaataacaaatgcTTCACATTTATTCTAGGATGTTCGTGAGTGTGTTAGGTATTTGGTGTAAGTTTAATATGAATTgaattaattatgttatatatatatatttttaaatttgaactaAATTGCATTTGTTAGGAAATTTAAAATGAGATAAACTGAAAATGGGTTGGTGCAATTTGACGTTTGGAGGTGATGTAAATTtgttataatgaaaaaaattctttatttattctaaaaattacGAGTAGAAGAGTCggttgagtttttttatttttatggattCAAATTCTTTCACTAAAGTAATTAGTTGATGAGAAAATTCATCTCTCATGATTAGTTGGGATCTCGATCAATGAGTTAAGAGAAGAGAGTTGATATTAGATATTACGAAGTACGATCTTGTTTCTCTTAAAATGAGATATTCGACTCTAATACTTCTCAAATGCACATCTCATTGATCATGTTTCCCGATTTAACAGGTCCTTATAAACAAATCACTGAAACATCGAGTCGGTTTAAGACCTTGGCTTAGGGGAGGAAAGCGGCTCTGATGCCTAATTAGGCAAGAATTGATCTTTCAAAAAAGGTAGGGAAtcaacgaaaagaaaaaaagaaatacaagttCTAGGGTCTATGATAGTGGAATTTTTATTGAGTTATATCTCTCTCACCAAGACAATGATGACCCATTTTATAGTCCTCTGGCTTCATCGAATTAGGTTTCCCACCTTTGGCTATTCATTGTCCTTCATTTGATGGCTCAATGGTCTCTGCCGCCTCAAAGAGAGTTTATCCCTTTTGTTTGATGGCCGAGTAGCTTCCACCATCAATGAAGATTCCTTTGTTAAATACTTAAGTTTTACTGCCATAAGAGGTTCAGTCTCTTGTGTTGGATGATTGGGTACTTAGATCACACCACGTTAATGTGGTTTTGATTATGACACATGCCTGAGTATATATTTTTCCTCCTATATTATTTGCCTTCTAATTGTTGAAGCCACTATGGCTAATCCTTGCTGAGATAGGTTGGTGAGTTGTTATTTGTTTGGGTATGATCGGGTTTACGATCTCCCACTCTGAGTTCATGGTGGGCATGCGTTCACTTTCTTAATTAGTTGAATTAAGCTAATTTCTTGCATAATTAAAATTGAGATGATTGATCGATCATGCTCTTCTATAGAAGAGGTATTTTGATTCTCGAACTGTCATGCCATTGAGTAGATTGTGTGGGTGcgtctttcttcttcatctacTTTAAGGGGTAACCCTGTTAGTCCCTCTACTATCTATTCccttttgcttcttctattaatttaatttcttctttaGTAATGGTTTGTCCCTCTAAACTATTGTTTTTGTCCCATTTTCTTCCATTGTATTAGAGTTGCATCCTGAGATCGGGAGAGCAACTAATTTCACTTGAGAGGGTTGGCCAAGATTTCTCAAAGCCTTTTCCTAGTGTCTTCGAGGTCAAAACAATCTTTTGTTGCTATTTTATCTTTGAGGTAATTAAGGTAGTTCATAGGTATGACATTAGCTCTCCTATCTATACAGATTTTCCAACCATGGCAATCATGCTTAGTTTCCTCATATTGGAGAATTAGCTTTCCAGTTAGACTTCTTTTAGTATTTGTTTTTGACTTTCAATTCACCTTATCTTTTGTGAGGTCTTTTGATTCTACAATCTCACTCACACTTAACTAGTTCCTAACTCATGAAAGATCTTTCGTAGGTTTTTATTTAAGTTATCTTGGTTGATCTTGAGACTCCCTATCATTGGTTTCggcttcttttttttatcttgaagaATCATCTAGgtcatgataatttttttttttttgcaaaaggaGCTACGAAAGCTGAACAAGAAAAACagctagaaagaaaaacaaaaagctttGCAAAGGTCATCAAGCCATCGTGGTCGGTCCCGGCCTTGAGCAAATAAGGAAACTTGTGGATTTGAACTGCCAAAGTGGGCAAGCCGATCATCAAAGGAGTTGAAGTCACGGCTAATTTGATCAAAGTAGAAGTCAGGCCACTGGTGCACAATCCGGTTGATGGATTGGATTGTCACAGAGCAACGCCAAGCAGTGATATTGTTGAAATGCTGAAGAAGATGAACTGCAGAACGGCAATCAGTGTAGAGATTTGAAGGAGTCCAACCAGAGTGAGAGCAATGATCCAGGGCAAAAAGAATAGCAAGAAGCTCTGCATCAAGAGCAGAAGCACAGGATACACCGACAGATCCTGCAAGAAGGATTAACCGATGATTAGTAAAGATAAAAAACCCCAACCCAGCCATACCTGAATTAGAGTCCCATGCCGCATCAGTAGAGACAGAAATGGAGAGTTGGGCAGGCCTGGAATAAATAGAGAAATGAGTCTGAATAAGGCCATGAGCAGTGAAGTAGTCATGAGTAGCTGACCAAGCTTTGGAAGGGATCAAGTTGAAGTTTGCCGAAATTTGCCGGAAGAGAAAATTGCATCTAGCAGACCAGATGTGGTATGCCACAGATGCAAGGAAAGCTTTggcaaaatcacatttgatgttACAATGTAAGTTGCAGGTGAGCCAAGAGCCCTGTTTAAGTTGAGTAAGGAAGGAGTGGTCCAAACCCAGCCAGTTTAAGGTAATCAACCAACAACTAACAGAATTCCTGCATTCCCAGAAAAGGTGAGTAGAGTTTTCAGGATGAATATTACAAAAGTGGCAAAGAGAGACAGGTCCAATGTTAAGGTTAAAGAGATAATTGCCAGTTGGAAGCTTCCCATGGGCCAGTTTCCACAGGAAAACCTTAACACGAGGGACAACCTTCAATTTCCAAATGATTTGCCACCCATTCCAAACCAACTGAGAAGTCCTCCCAGAATTAACAAAGTCATAGACAACAGCCACAGTAGTGGCTTTGGATGAGATGGGTCGCCAGACCCAATCATTAGAAGCATGGATGTCAAAATTGGTCTCATTAAGCACAACTCTGCTCAGGCTGCCACCAAAAAGCTCAGAGCAAGCATTTGAATTAAAGGTATTCTCAGAGATAAAAGAATTGACTGCAAGGTCATCAATGACATTCATATTGATAAAAGTGGGCTTGTAATTAAGAGGGAGATCCAGGAGCCAAGGATCCTCCCAAACATTAACCAGATTTGGATTACAAGTAGCAAGATGAAAGTTTTGTTTAATGACAGACATTGTTTTTGAAATAGCTTTGTGCAAACTAGAATCAGAAGAATGAGAGCAGCTGTTCCAAATGCACCAGTGTGGATACTTGTGAAGGAAGATGGAAACCCAAATTTTATCAGAATTATTTGCGATAGAGAAAGCATGTTTGGCCATGAGAGCAGTACGGGCATTTCTAAGGTTTCGCAGGCCTAAACCCCCCTCAGATTTAGAAAGAGTAGAAACATGCCAACCAATAGAATGGAAACTCTGACCCCCGCCATGCCTACCCCAAAGAAATCTGCGAGCCAACTTAGAGATGGAATCCAGAATTGAGTCCGGGAGATGGAAAATAGAAAGGAAGTAAACAGGAAGCGAGAAAATACTAGAGTTAATAAGAGTGATTCGCCCAGCCTGCGAAATGGGGGAATGGTTCCACTTACTAATAGCAGCCTCAGCGTTATTGACAAGAGATCGGAATTGGTGAACAGGGAGGCGAAAGGGAGAGATAGGAGCTCCCAAATATGTAAAAGGAAAATTTCCAACCTTGATGTTAAGAATTAAGGCAATAGATTTGGAAATCTTCCTGTTAAACCAACTGGGCAGAAAAAGAGCAGATTTGTTAAGGTTGGGATTCTGGCCAGAAATAGAAGCATACAAGTTTAGGCAGAAAAGGATGTTTCTAGCGGATTGCCTAGAGGCCTTAGAGATTATGAGAAGATCATCAGCAAACATGAGATGGTTGATGTTCCGCGTGAGCCGAACATCAAACCCAGGAATGAAATTAATATAGAGAGCATGATTGAGGATGGCAGAGAGATTTTGAGAAGCAAGAATAAAGAGAAGGGGGGAAATGGGGTCACCCTGACGGACACCACGAGAGCTAGTGATCCATCTAGAGGGCCGGCCATTgataagaagagaaaagaaagctgAAGAAAGACAAGACTCAATCCATTTAATCCAAATAGCGGGAAAGCACATTCTTTGGAGGGTTGCAAGGATCAGGTTCCAATTGATAGTATCAAAGGCCTTCTCAATGTCTACCTTTAAAAGCATCCTAGGGGGGCTAGTTTTGTCAGTTTCCATGGAATGAACAATCTCCTGAACAACAAGGATGTTGTCAACAGTAGATCTACCAGCAAGAAAACCCGTATGCTCAGGGCCAATTAATTCGGGGAGAACAATTTTGAGTCTAGCAGCAAGAAC
The DNA window shown above is from Dioscorea cayenensis subsp. rotundata cultivar TDr96_F1 chromosome 12, TDr96_F1_v2_PseudoChromosome.rev07_lg8_w22 25.fasta, whole genome shotgun sequence and carries:
- the LOC120273142 gene encoding uncharacterized protein LOC120273142, with translation MSAHIKILCWNCRGVFNPRTIDRINDFIRRFKPSIICLVETKTDHSRSLRFCNRFAKHWEWAAIPAYGLSGGIITLWSRCLGRVTPVAATSMSLNLVITSMDGPWILSIVYNFQILAFQKTLWNTLSRISGTRLPWILTGDFNAVLSESEFHGGSRFTWCNNRTGLACRWARLDRFLINSDWATHFSSIHNRHLPRASSDHSPLLLEARSYAHSKNPVFHFDNYCSSSPIYSFHHCISRAKHNLIAWHVASLRPIDIEITNLEAEITATEERDLSLPDPWNHLWLRSLRNRLTALLRQNSIFWAQRARMQWINQGDVNSAFFHRVVRARQVKSKIHSLRDNNGNIFTLHDDIENEFLSFYHNLWASSSSPTLDYVLSVIPDDLPALLFDDKDELIKPVTKGEVFRTLRSMSRGKSPGPDGFNAEFYLFYWNILGDHIFKAITHFFDTAKIPNSWGKTFVVFIPKIEHPQKVSDFRPISLCNVCYKIVSKVLAARLKIVLPELIGPEHTGFLAGRSTVDNILVVQEIVHSMETDKTSPPRMLLKVDIEKAFDTINWNLILATLQRMCFPAIWIKWIESCLSSAFFSLLINGRPSRWITSSRGVRQGDPISPLLFILASQNLSAILNHALYINFIPGFDVRLTRNINHLMFADDLLIISKASRQSARNILFCLNLYASISGQNPNLNKSALFLPSWFNRKISKSIALILNIKVGNFPFTYLGAPISPFRLPVHQFRSLVNNAEAAISKWNHSPISQAGRITLINSSIFSLPVYFLSIFHLPDSILDSISKLARRFLWGRHGGGQSFHSIGWHVSTLSKSEGGLGLRNLRNARTALMAKHAFSIANNSDKIWVSIFLHKYPHWCIWNSCSHSSDSSLHKAISKTMSVIKQNFHLATCNPNLVNVWEDPWLLDLPLNYKPTFINMNVIDDLAVNSFISENTFNSNACSELFGGSLSRVVLNETNFDIHASNDWVWRPISSKATTVAVVYDFVNSGRTSQLVWNGWQIIWKLKVVPRVKVFLWKLAHGKLPTGNYLFNLNIGPVSLCHFCNIHPENSTHLFWECRNSVSCWLITLNWLGLDHSFLTQLKQGSWLTCNLHCNIKCDFAKAFLASVAYHIWSARCNFLFRQISANFNLIPSKAWSATHDYFTAHGLIQTHFSIYSRPAQLSISVSTDAAWDSNSGSVGVSCASALDAELLAILFALDHCSHSGWTPSNLYTDCRSAVHLLQHFNNITAWRCSVTIQSINRIVHQWPDFYFDQISRDFNSFDDRLAHFGSSNPQLS